A segment of the Branchiostoma floridae strain S238N-H82 chromosome 10, Bfl_VNyyK, whole genome shotgun sequence genome:
caTACATGGTCCTGAAGTTTCAAAGATGAAGATACTTTTCATCCCTTCTCAGAAAAATATATCTACAATAATGATATAGTGATTTTGTAAGAAAAGGTAAGGTACTGTGTTTGTGATCACAAATTGTACAgtaaaatatttacagtatcaaaatgGTATTATATGTTATGATCAATAGTAAAATAAAGTCTTATTTTTAAGAAATTAGGCTCAATATTGACATGTAGTTGCATACTAGTTGAAGTTCAAAACCTTTGTTGTTCAAAGCtatgatagtacatgtaaatgtaacatgccaaatttcaattttagaaatatttgaaagtttttcaattattgtacaaatttgaagaaaattgaagGCTTCAGCATGTGATGtttggaagaaaaatgaaaattttgcaAAGAACAGCTCCATGAATTAAGGTATACAAAGCATATCtcacagaaaataattgtgCCTTATATAGTGTAAGAGCATTACTGGTAAGTGTCCAGGTACATTCATCTTACAATCATTGTGCAATGGGAAACAGGGCATACCTAATACAGTCTGTAGTAAGATGGCTGTTCATACTTCATGTTGTGCAAAAGTCAGCTGTCCTGTTAAGGAAAAAATCCTGCCATAATCCATGTTGGCCATTGCTTCTGTGTGAAAATTCTGCATTATCAAAATTGTCCAACAGATTACAAAAAGTGTGGCTGccagagatgtacatgtatagataatAAGTGAAACATGTCAACAAGGTATAGGTTAAAATAAACTAGCCCAGTTGATGATGGTCCCATATATTTAAATAAATGTTGTTCTACTACACATTAAAAGTTCCTAAATGTGTTTTCGTCTGCTATGTTTGTAAGTGTTATGGTTGTAGGATGGATTAAACTGTAGAAGACTGTTTAAAGATGTATAGAAAGGAAAAACACATCAGAATGTTTCACTAACACTGTGTTATCATCTGTAATATGGTTGATATGGCATCTTATTTGTTATTCCTATTGGAGTAAGTTAATGGACTATCTGTATCAAAATTTCTGTTCAACTCATCCACAGCAATTGATAGCTTTTGCTTTTCAACAGACCTTACTCAGGGTCATTGACagtggatgccatctgaaatgtgtttccaaaatcatatcaatttGCTTGAGTATATGTAACTTGGTGTTAGAGTACAGTTGCATTCAAGATGTAAAATACTGAATGTTTTGACACAATAGAGGAAAAtgtatagtctctaccagactctgggttgctggaaaaaccatagaaatggaacaaatagcgGCGTAAGCTGGCCAGAgaactatagccggctagggaacagcgcgcGACTTGCCGGCTACAGTTCTCTGGGCGGCTTACTCCTCtctttgttccatttctatggcttttccagcgacccggagtctggtagagactagaaaaTGGACAATGGCAAGAAAATAAAGCATTCCCACAACCTACATGTACGCCTGGAATAGTTTTATTGCTCTGTCAACTGTGCCACATACAACGCAACATAGAAGATATACAAATATAGCCGGCATCCTTCTATCAGGACCTGTGGAATGACCAAATAAGGGCTGTCTACAACCTACCTCATGATCTACCTCATTATGTATGCGCATATTTTATGTTCTACAGCTTGTGTctttgagcaaggaggttttatcatgCTTTCATTTGAACTACCGTTACCTCTGAAAACTCAAAGTGAATGCAAAGACTCCAGTGTATTGTTCAAATTCAAAGCTGCCAAAAGGTGGAAGTACAATATGAGGGAACAAGTATGTTACTTCTTACTTTTACATAGACCTTCGGCAGAAATTCGGCTATGGCTGTTTTTTGACACGTTTTTAGGCATTTTGACAATtacaggctttctattttgtgctgttttcttcacATCCTCCAGACAACAGAGGTTTGGCTGCAAGACAGAGAAATCAgcacaaaacagaaagccagataaaaatgactaaaaatgtcaaaaacagtgccaaacctctgcttggagagtacggcATGTAGAATGTCTGGTAGTGCCAGACCAAAATGTGCAATAGTTGCAATAAATGGGTTAGATTATGACTGCAAAATGCATTGAAAAGGTAATGCTTTAAAGCTAAACTTTGGAGATTTTATTAAGTTTGTGGTACTATCGTGTATTGTAATGCAAAATCTACTCCATCACAATGCATGGACTATGACTTAACTGCATAATTTATACATCCATTGCCCTACACAATGAAAATGCTGTGTGAAATTCAGCACATCGGATACACTTGTCACTTAATGTACTTCTATACCAGTTGCTTCCTTCACCTAGTTATACCTACCTCTGACAATCAAGACTTAGTGAAAGATTTACAGATCGGAGCAAGGGGAAAAATTTTTCAGAAATCCTAAACTCCTAAACATTTTCAGCACACTTTAGATTGGAATTGGAGATCTACTTTTTCTGTTCCGAGAATTTTCGGTACCTACTTTAAGTTTTATTGGAAGATACTCATACTCATAGCCGCAAACATTGTCCATTAATCGCTTACTCTAATACTATACACCATTCGTATAAATAGCAAAGAAATTAAATCTAGATgccaaaatcatttttggcagtgacTGTAGAACTAAGGCCAGGTTTTAGCTGTATATATCCAGGCATACTTGCTATGAGGAGAAAGGAATTAAAAATGCACTGCATTAGCTGATTTTCCAAATGATTTCCTTCTTGATCACACTAATCTTGATCATACATATTAACACACACCTAGATATCTTAATGCTTGCATCTGGGCTATAATTGGACAATGCAAAATTGGTTATGGGCATTGCTGCTATCACAGCTGGTGTTTCAATGTTAAAATGTACTTCCTGCCTCTATATCCTGGACACCCCTACTTCTCCAGTGTTATGGCCCACACCATACATCGAACTGTACAGACCACACCATTGGCAAGGCAAAATGGGGATGATAGCTCTTacacgagcaaaaaaaaaaaaaaaaacattcataatTTCATGACCTATAATTGCTATATTATGTGACTTTGGATTTCTTTTATGCAAGTATCATATTCTAGACTTGGAAATAAAGGTTTGATACATAAAGAATCAGATGATTTTCCTGATACAATTCATTATAAAATGCTAGCAGTATAAAATATCAGAAGAGAACactaattctttttttttctaacagcCTGTGCGTCTACAGCTAGTTGCGCTGTTGGAATGACCTTCCtctgaaaagacaaaacaaaaagaaatgttacattttacGTATCTCAAAGTACCAACTTGTTTTAATACCATTATTAGTATCAATGTATGTCACTGATGATTATTTATTAACAATTCATAAAGAACTTTTGTGGAAAGTCAAGCCTTAATAAAAGATGAAGGATACAAATACTTTGTCGTGAAATGTAATTTAGAAtcaaagataataaaaaatgttacaaaaggTATAAGTGAGGCAGACATTTATCTAAACGTCAGCCTATCACTTGTAATCAACCATTATCATGCATACTACATTTCTCTTTCTCTCCAAccatccctctctctctctctctctctctgagttTAGACTTCACAGGTGTCAGGTATATTTCATAACATCAGTACTAGTAAAGAAGGAgactcttttttacacaaccactgcttTATTTCTACCAACGTGtctgtgaccgtctgtcacattccttggggcaattctgactggttcatattgTATTGCATCaataagtactagtagttgtagcagggctgtctccatctttaaatttctttctgtccttctcattgtttgggagctgaTGTTCTTGAATatccttgtaaaatctgtcattttaagtttatgaaaatacattttcatcaattttatggactgaagttcagattttgggggACAGATGGTGTGAAGTTTGTGTccttcccaacaagcaaatttctgtcccaggataGGGCCCTGAAGACAGCAAGGAGTTGTACTACATTCTGAAGAAAAGTTTGTCCTTACGTGATGGTCCGCTTTTCCTTGACGTTGTTCTCGGGTCTGGCTCGGTTCAGCACCTTGAGGAAGTCGGAAGTTTTGGCCCTCATTCTGCTGTGAATGTACGCCTGCAAACAACACAAGGTAGAGGTGAAGATGAGTttatgaaggtcagacatccaggtaaacaatattcaaatactattcaatctccacaactagataaaaaatggagatttacttctagatgtttcgagtgacattcATCATTCTTCTTCAGCAACACTAGAAGGTAAAGttagttccatagccttttaaagtgggttgctatccactgtgtctagggcacagtattggaaagCAAAGCCAATCTCTCTCCTCCCAACCAAGTCtagtaccaatttttacacatGACTAGTCTTCCTGGCCTTGAATGAAGTACATTCCTTTCATTTAAGCACAACACATACAGAACTTTACTATTGGCATGGGTATTGTAGAGGGATCTTGAGACATCCAATCGACCTTCCACGGTGTATTTTAGAGGATTTTAaattaaaatggtgcattctaaggtattctgacgggcaaaattactgtcagagaggtcacagtggAAGACCTAGTAGCACCCTGGGTCAATCAGAACTTTATGCAAggcagaggatctgctccccagtttAAAGACACTTAGTGTGTCCAATTTTGTATTACTTTATGAACAGCAGGTCCAAAAGATGCACAGGCATCCAAAAGACCCACAGGCGAATGCCTGGCTAAAGGCCTGGATTAGTCTTAATAGATGAGTCTACTGACACCCCTCACCTTTGAGCACTTGATGTGGTAGTGGAGATAGTCTCTGAAGGTGTGGATCAGGTTGATGGTGTTGTCACGGGCAGCCTTGGTGATGTGGCGGGGGTACAAAACTGGAGAAGAGGCAGAATAGGCAAACATCAAGACTAGACACTATGAACCGCAGAATGTGGTTTTGGGCAACTAAAGTGTCTATTACGTGACATCTCTTTATGTGGCAAAATCTATAAGGGGCCAGCCCATAAAAACAGaactgaaaaaatcagtggaccagattttggaccaagTAGAAAATGACCAGTTTCGGTAGGGGTTTAAATGTTTTGGCACTTAACAGTTCCAGAAAATAAtgagagcaaagtagaggagactttatttcatttaaccaagtttctacagttaaatgtacagagtttacatgaagacaggaCAAATATGTGCCTTCAGGACCACGCAGGGCTACAAAACCTACAGCCTCAAATTCTGGCCAGGCATTGTTTCAGAAATTTTAACATTAAAAGACCCTTACCAAAGGTGATGTAAGCGATGTTGTCTCCCGTAGCAGCGTCCGtaccctgcagttccaggggAGGTTCTCTGTGACTGTACAGGACCATCGGAGCCTGGTGGCTCGCTCGCCTGCCTTCTTTAAACTCCTGTAAGGTACGACAAAATTACCATGTttagttttgtacaaaatacacaatattgCTATGTTTACTTTTGTTCGAGAGAGGTGTCAAAGAGGCCATTCACATCAACTACACTGAACCGAGACCCTTTAGACTTGAAGAAAACATGGCGGATGCCTGGTGAAAGCTTCTCACAGCAAACTTTAAGTTGTGTGTACTACTTTGATTTCCTTGATTCCTATGTGTTTACTTTTGCATTTGCACAAACAATGGAGCTTGCACTATTAAGATCAGAGACCAGAACTTTCTTTGATTCTTTAGTTCAAATTCCTGCTGTAAGTTATCACAACCTTACTGAGCTTAGACGTACTCTTAGACTAATATTTGTATAAGCAACGGAGCTTGCACTTATTATATGGGTACGGAAAAAATGTTGGGGTCAACTTGCACTGGTCCAAGACCTGAAGAAAACTGCACCCAAAAGAAAATTAAGTGCACAATCAAAAGTAGTGAATTATTACCCTTACATCTCCTCTTCTGATGTTTCAAACTGACTATCGCAGCCCATGTTATTGTTGACTTAAAACTCTACCAACAGTTTCAGGAAGAGATGAATTTGCTTTGATACAGGATTATATTTTCTTACTTCTCATGGTCTAAACGCCAAAGCTCCTTGCTAGTCAGAGGATAAGTTTGAAACTGTGACCTCACATTGCACTTCCAGCTTGAAGTGTAAAGAAAGACTCTATAGAGGGATTCTCTCCAGACCTCTCACCACTTTAAAAAGCTGTATCATGTCTCCTATTCTTCTTCTATTCTCTAAGGAGTCTTAACACAACTTTTCCATGTTATGAGTTTATGACTCACCTGCATGAAGACTTTACCGATCACTACATCATCCTCATCCTTGAAGACTGTACTGAAGATGACAGTGACTCGATCTCCCTTGGCTTCTACATACCTATGGATATACAGAAAAACACTTTGTTATAAAAAACTAGTGCTGTGTATCTGTACATTGGACCTCTAAACACATTTAggtttttattagttttaaaaaaaactagtaTCAGGAACCAGTTCCAGACttacaaaaaaaatcttgtGTTTATATCCTACATTTTGTTCttaaccatctacatgtataactttccataaaatatTTGCACTTttccaaaaatacatgtatcaaagtatGTATCAGTTTTATATCCATAGACTGACAGAGAATATCAAATATGTAGTAATTTCTTAACTAGTAATTCTACAATATGCATCACTAGCATGGGGCTCACGAAGGGTTTTAAAGACCTACATAGTTTCATCATCTCTGTAGTTGATGACTGCTCTCTCCTTCCCTTCTTGGCCCTCCTGTTGGAACTGGAAGTACTTCTCAAACACAGAGGCAAAGCAGTTCCTCTTGAGGAGTCCAGCCTTCTTTACTGCCTCTTCCTTATTCTCAGGGACGTTCTCCAAGTCAAACAATATGGAAACATCATAACCTGCACAGAGAAAAAATAGTCTATTTTAGGCGTGTTGTGTTTATCTTTTCCTGCTGAAGAAAAGAACACTAACTGTTACTGTACATCACCAAGTTAAGGTGcctatattttttttcctttaagtAAGTATGATTAAATTGTAGGTTGAAAGGAAAGTGCCGGGGTCTAGCTCTAAGTTTACTCACTGTTCCTTAACTAGAATAACGGCTTGAATAAAGATTTAGTTAAGAAACTAACTACCATAAGAATGCCACTTATATCATAACAAGACAACTGATGATCTATGTGAAGTCCCCTTTGGTAGCTATATACTAAAGTAAGCAGGGTCACTTAGCAAAAGactatgtacatatgtatgcacACTACATGAAAGGATCCATTACAACAGCTTCTGCATTTGACAAGTCCTCTAACTTCTAAGCATCACCTTTTTCTGCACTTGTTATAAACGCTCCATACTCTCTCTGTAGAAGGGTGTCGGCGCCATGCTGTTGTAGTTCCTTGTAGAACTTGAGAGAGATGCTGACCATCACCTTGGTCTTGTCTCCTCCAGGGTTGGAGATGTGGTAAAGGACGCCAtcgaaatctgaaaatacaaaaatcACTACATCTCACACAGTAGATCTAACGTTGGATCCTACAGGGGCATGGGTGCCTACCTCTCTCAATGTGCTTATATCTGTGTCAATATTAACAACTAGTAGTTGAACTACAGCATggcattttagaaaaaaaaagtacattaaggtaaaaataatacaaaatatcaccaaaaaATTAACACAATTCCATATTAACATACTGAGAGAAAGATTCTGTATGTCAATGACGGTTAGacttccaggtaataagatacgccaaaaagcagttactcaagcaactggatatgattttggaaacggtcagattcATTAACGAAAGACACCGGgggttgtctgaaacatctgaacatttaaaaatcatatccagttgcttgagtaactcctttttggAGTAAAATTCTATCAATTACTATATACAATTGTTTGATTTTCATTAGAACAAAATTATGATCAGAAtctcaagaagaaaaaatgtgcTGACAAACGTACCCGCTATTGTGATATCCACACTCTCCGGCTTGTTCCTGTAGCAAAGAGATAACGTCACAGCAGGAATTTAGGACGTGACCGTCAAGAAATCCGTCACAACAAATCACGCTTTCAGATGTGGTACTTCCTGGatgtgtgcccccctcccactaacTTCCACACCCTATACTACATACATGGCACCTGCTTCTCCAACGTTATTACCCCTCCAAAAAAGGCTGTAAAATGCACTTCTATCTGAATTTCCGTGCTTATGTTAGCTTATTTACGTACTATTACTATGGTAGTATAGTTGTAAAAGCTTGAAGACacacttttgtttgtttaagcTGTACAAATACAACATTTACAAACGCCGAAAAAAAATCACGAGATGTAAACCGGCTCGGTGGGATGGTTCGTTCGCGACCCTAACCGGAAGACGAGCGAATTTCTTCGG
Coding sequences within it:
- the LOC118424740 gene encoding actin-related protein 2/3 complex subunit 2-like, whose translation is MILLEIHNRIVEDTLRQKFDNALAGNKPESVDITIADFDGVLYHISNPGGDKTKVMVSISLKFYKELQQHGADTLLQREYGAFITSAEKGYDVSILFDLENVPENKEEAVKKAGLLKRNCFASVFEKYFQFQQEGQEGKERAVINYRDDETMYVEAKGDRVTVIFSTVFKDEDDVVIGKVFMQEFKEGRRASHQAPMVLYSHREPPLELQGTDAATGDNIAYITFVLYPRHITKAARDNTINLIHTFRDYLHYHIKCSKAYIHSRMRAKTSDFLKVLNRARPENNVKEKRTITGRSFQQRN